The proteins below come from a single Kiritimatiellia bacterium genomic window:
- a CDS encoding XRE family transcriptional regulator → MRATSQEVAVAWSVLKWARETIGKNIDDVAKRLDLGESVVEKWENGEKQPTLKQLRELSTFYKRPLAVFFLAMPPLEAPIPTDFRTLPKTVKKPFSEKTLLAMRRARRLQALAGDLNKSLEREYRVEIGQATLTDDPQPLAARARERLSVTEETQFKWEDETTALNEWKRRVEECGALVFELPFPIAEGRAFSFAEADLPAIVLNSNDAINARTFSLFHEYGHLLIGQSGICDLSEEGKAVEQFCNRFAGEVIVPRQTLLNHPLVGIHGIAHGWEEEELQQVAKQFKVSREVILRRLLILGRTTERFYHQKREEWELKLMEQQKKRRGGRRVPSRQCVRQNGVPFTSLVLESAGREKITYRDVSDYLAIGLKHLPAVESLVREARNRYG, encoded by the coding sequence ATGAGAGCCACTTCCCAAGAAGTTGCCGTTGCCTGGAGCGTGTTGAAATGGGCGCGCGAGACGATTGGCAAGAATATAGACGATGTCGCCAAACGACTCGATCTTGGTGAAAGCGTCGTTGAAAAATGGGAAAACGGCGAGAAACAACCAACACTGAAACAACTTCGGGAACTCTCTACGTTTTACAAGAGGCCCCTTGCCGTCTTCTTTCTTGCCATGCCACCACTGGAAGCACCGATACCCACTGACTTCCGGACGCTTCCGAAGACCGTCAAAAAGCCTTTTTCCGAAAAGACCCTCTTAGCTATGAGGCGCGCGCGCCGCCTCCAAGCACTGGCCGGGGACCTGAACAAGTCGCTTGAACGCGAGTACCGCGTTGAGATTGGGCAAGCCACACTGACGGATGACCCACAACCGCTTGCTGCGCGTGCCCGCGAGCGTTTGAGTGTAACAGAAGAGACGCAGTTCAAGTGGGAAGACGAAACAACGGCGCTCAACGAGTGGAAGCGCCGCGTTGAAGAATGCGGTGCCCTCGTCTTTGAACTGCCCTTTCCCATTGCAGAGGGCCGGGCTTTTTCGTTCGCCGAGGCCGATTTGCCGGCGATTGTTCTCAACAGCAACGACGCAATCAACGCGCGGACATTCTCACTTTTTCACGAATATGGGCATCTCCTAATCGGGCAAAGCGGAATATGCGATCTTAGCGAGGAAGGGAAGGCCGTCGAGCAGTTCTGTAATCGATTCGCCGGGGAAGTAATTGTCCCCCGGCAGACGCTTCTCAATCACCCGTTAGTTGGGATCCACGGGATCGCGCACGGATGGGAGGAAGAGGAACTTCAACAGGTCGCCAAGCAATTCAAGGTAAGCCGCGAGGTGATTCTGCGCCGACTTCTGATCCTTGGTCGAACCACGGAGAGGTTTTACCACCAGAAACGCGAGGAATGGGAACTCAAACTGATGGAGCAACAGAAGAAACGACGCGGTGGAAGGCGGGTTCCGTCGAGACAGTGCGTCAGGCAGAATGGAGTCCCTTTCACGTCCCTCGTGTTGGAATCGGCTGGCCGAGAAAAGATAACCTACCGAGATGTCTCGGACTACCTTGCTATAGGACTTAAACATTTGCCGGCGGTGGAATCTCTAGTACGAGAGGCAAGGAATCGGTATGGTTGA